The following are encoded in a window of Sphingobium sp. AP49 genomic DNA:
- a CDS encoding inositol monophosphatase family protein translates to MTTRDDLALANRLADAAGAAIRPFFRARYDMEIKADKSPVTEADRAAEAAIRAILEKERPDDGIIGEEYGSVRTDAERVWILDPIDGTRSFIAGRPIFGTLIALTQGSWPTIGIIDQPIAQERWAGMSGQPTTFNGKPVRTRACKALEGAGIATTSPHLFGEGDVPHYMALVGAVSGGSPRQGPVYGGDCYNYGLLASGFLDIVIESGLQSYDFAALVPVVEGAGGLMCDWNGEPLTADSEGHVLALGDPARLEDVLEAIHGAGDGHDHGHHHDH, encoded by the coding sequence ATGACCACCCGCGATGACCTGGCCCTTGCCAACCGCCTTGCCGACGCCGCCGGCGCCGCCATCCGCCCTTTTTTCCGCGCCCGCTACGACATGGAGATCAAGGCCGACAAGTCGCCGGTGACGGAGGCCGACCGCGCCGCCGAAGCCGCGATCCGCGCGATTCTGGAGAAAGAGCGCCCGGATGACGGTATCATCGGCGAGGAATATGGATCGGTCCGCACCGATGCCGAGCGGGTGTGGATTCTCGATCCGATCGACGGCACGCGCAGCTTCATCGCCGGGCGGCCGATCTTCGGCACGCTGATCGCGCTGACGCAAGGCAGCTGGCCGACGATCGGCATCATCGACCAGCCGATCGCGCAGGAACGCTGGGCCGGGATGAGCGGCCAGCCCACCACCTTCAACGGCAAGCCGGTGCGCACCCGCGCCTGCAAGGCGCTGGAAGGCGCCGGCATCGCCACCACCAGCCCGCATCTGTTTGGCGAGGGCGACGTGCCCCATTATATGGCGCTGGTCGGCGCGGTGTCGGGCGGATCGCCGCGGCAGGGGCCGGTCTATGGCGGCGACTGCTATAATTATGGCCTGCTGGCCTCGGGCTTCCTCGACATCGTCATCGAATCCGGGCTGCAAAGCTATGACTTCGCCGCGCTGGTGCCGGTGGTCGAGGGCGCGGGCGGCCTGATGTGCGACTGGAATGGCGAGCCGCTGACCGCCGACAGCGAAGGCCATGTGCTGGCGCTGGGCGATCCGGCGCGGCTGGAGGATGTGCTGGAAGCGATCCACGGCGCGGGCGATGGGCATGACCATGGGCATCATCACGATCATTGA
- a CDS encoding O-acetyl-ADP-ribose deacetylase, with protein MMIGTTRWDVVTGDITRCAVDAIVNAANNSLLGGGGVDGAIHRAAGPDLLAECRGIGCCPTGEARITRGYRLPARYVIHTVGPVWQGGNQGERDLLASCYSHSLSLARHHGLRRVAFPAISTGVYGYPKGQAAKVAARAVAEALRRDPDAFDHILFVCFDEDNRDLYDAAVRDAVAGE; from the coding sequence ATGATGATCGGGACGACGCGCTGGGACGTGGTGACGGGCGACATCACCCGCTGCGCGGTCGACGCGATCGTCAACGCCGCCAATAACAGCCTGCTCGGCGGCGGCGGCGTGGATGGCGCGATCCACCGCGCCGCCGGGCCGGATCTGCTGGCGGAATGCCGGGGCATCGGCTGCTGCCCGACCGGGGAGGCGCGGATAACGCGCGGCTATCGACTGCCGGCCCGCTATGTCATCCACACGGTCGGCCCGGTCTGGCAAGGCGGCAATCAGGGCGAGCGCGACCTGCTCGCCAGCTGCTACAGCCACAGCCTGTCGCTCGCCCGCCACCACGGCCTGCGCAGGGTTGCCTTCCCGGCGATCTCGACCGGCGTCTATGGCTATCCCAAGGGGCAGGCCGCCAAGGTCGCCGCGCGCGCCGTGGCGGAAGCGCTGCGCCGCGATCCCGATGCCTTCGACCACATCCTCTTCGTCTGCTTCGACGAAGACAATCGCGACCTCTACGACGCGGCCGTCAGGGATGCGGTGGCGGGGGAGTGA
- a CDS encoding VOC family protein: MSDTPFVLPGVTPHLTIADGKAADAIAFYTAAFGATEQSRHMDDAGTRIMHAHLTVNDGGLMLNDHFPEMCGGAPADKPAAVTLHLEVDDADRWWDRAVAAGAAIRFPIDNQFWGARYGQLTDPFGHVWSIGGPLKD, from the coding sequence ATGAGCGACACGCCGTTCGTCCTGCCGGGGGTCACGCCCCATCTGACCATCGCCGACGGCAAGGCCGCCGACGCCATCGCCTTCTACACAGCTGCTTTCGGTGCGACCGAACAGAGCCGCCATATGGACGATGCCGGCACGCGGATCATGCACGCCCATCTGACGGTCAATGATGGCGGGCTGATGCTGAACGATCATTTTCCCGAAATGTGCGGCGGCGCCCCAGCGGACAAGCCGGCGGCGGTCACGCTGCATCTGGAAGTGGACGATGCCGATCGCTGGTGGGACCGGGCGGTGGCCGCCGGCGCGGCGATCCGCTTCCCGATCGACAACCAGTTCTGGGGCGCCCGCTACGGCCAGCTCACCGATCCCTTCGGCCATGTCTGGTCGATCGGCGGGCCGCTCAAGGATTGA
- a CDS encoding AsmA family protein, translated as MADVEPVPHSASKPASPSGAGAHLGRARDRWRALPLPVRIILWIVGILFAIWLILFITKGRFLKGPFERILSARLERQVAVGGDFQLYFAPIAIKFRAEGMRIANLPWASRPDLFRADLIDARIAPLSLIFGSRYRVPWLELRGAAVDLEWSRDRQHNTWTLGDPDQKGEPMNMPLVRRALLAGTTMRYRDPVLMLSTDIGFETVKAQDTRFASDVRLSGTGTMRGKPFTLKGGLLSPNATVTGGKNSLALRAQAGATVLEVAGTLPGATELEGSDLRVVAQGSNLSHLFDFLGVAIPGTRHYRFTSALTKAGEEWRFTHLKGRFGASDLAGRFTVSLPNNRLLLDADLATQRLDIIDVGPFIGYDPQILDAQGGAGAITTVQGTPRLLPDAPLRIEAIRNFDANVRYSVKTIRAPNVPIANAAMTVKLDHSLLTLSPLTFDMAGGHVASDIEINARNQPVRTTYDVRLAPTPMGTLLARWGVEQSGTTGMVKARMQMTGLGDTVHDSLSTANGRIAVILPAGSMWARNVQLSEIDVGTFITKMFEQKLKDPVQINCGLIAFTVRNGVAAADPILIDTRKNVMVGRGGFSFRNESLDLAFRADGKKISLFSGQSPVGIGGYFARPSINVISPDLIARGGAAAALGIVATPIAATLAFVDVGDAKAAACGPVLAGADAAAQRTRGGAARDDVGRGTTAKDEAGKGSKGEKKAQDKKFLGIF; from the coding sequence ATGGCCGATGTCGAACCTGTGCCGCATAGTGCGTCCAAGCCCGCTTCGCCGAGCGGCGCGGGCGCGCATCTGGGCCGGGCGCGCGACCGCTGGCGCGCCCTGCCGCTGCCGGTGCGGATCATCCTGTGGATAGTCGGCATCCTCTTCGCCATCTGGCTGATCCTGTTCATCACCAAGGGGCGCTTCCTGAAAGGGCCGTTCGAGCGCATCCTGTCCGCCCGGCTGGAGCGGCAGGTAGCGGTCGGCGGCGACTTTCAGCTCTATTTCGCGCCGATCGCGATCAAGTTCCGGGCGGAGGGGATGCGGATCGCCAACCTGCCCTGGGCCAGCCGGCCCGACCTGTTTCGCGCCGACCTGATCGACGCGCGGATCGCGCCCTTGAGCCTGATCTTCGGCAGCAGATATCGCGTCCCCTGGCTGGAGCTACGGGGTGCCGCCGTGGACCTCGAATGGTCGCGTGACCGGCAGCATAATACATGGACGCTGGGCGACCCCGACCAAAAGGGCGAGCCGATGAACATGCCGCTCGTCCGCCGCGCGCTGCTCGCTGGCACGACCATGCGCTATCGCGATCCGGTGCTGATGCTGTCGACCGATATCGGATTCGAGACGGTGAAGGCGCAGGACACTCGTTTTGCCAGCGATGTCCGCCTGTCCGGCACCGGCACGATGCGTGGCAAGCCCTTCACCCTCAAGGGCGGGCTGCTGTCGCCCAACGCCACCGTCACTGGCGGCAAGAACAGCCTGGCGCTGCGGGCACAGGCGGGCGCGACCGTGCTGGAGGTCGCCGGCACGCTGCCCGGTGCGACCGAGCTGGAGGGCAGCGACCTGCGCGTCGTGGCACAGGGCTCCAATCTCAGCCATTTGTTCGATTTCCTCGGCGTCGCCATTCCCGGCACCCGCCATTATCGCTTCACCTCGGCCCTGACCAAGGCGGGTGAGGAGTGGCGCTTCACGCATCTCAAGGGCCGGTTCGGCGCTTCCGACCTTGCCGGCCGCTTCACCGTGTCGCTGCCGAACAACCGCCTGCTGCTCGACGCCGATCTGGCGACGCAGCGGCTCGACATCATCGATGTCGGCCCCTTCATCGGCTATGATCCGCAAATTCTGGATGCGCAGGGTGGGGCGGGCGCGATCACGACGGTGCAGGGCACGCCCCGGCTGCTGCCCGACGCGCCGCTGCGGATCGAGGCGATCCGCAATTTCGACGCCAATGTCCGCTACAGCGTGAAGACGATCCGCGCGCCCAATGTGCCGATCGCCAACGCCGCTATGACGGTGAAGCTTGACCATAGCCTGCTCACCCTGTCGCCTTTGACCTTCGACATGGCGGGCGGCCATGTCGCGTCGGACATAGAGATCAACGCCCGCAACCAGCCAGTGCGCACGACCTATGACGTCCGCCTGGCACCCACGCCGATGGGCACGCTGCTCGCCCGCTGGGGCGTGGAGCAATCGGGCACCACCGGTATGGTCAAGGCGCGGATGCAGATGACGGGCCTGGGCGATACCGTGCATGACTCGCTCAGCACCGCCAATGGCCGCATCGCCGTCATCCTGCCGGCGGGCAGCATGTGGGCGCGCAATGTCCAGCTGTCGGAAATCGATGTCGGCACCTTCATCACCAAGATGTTCGAGCAGAAGCTGAAGGATCCGGTGCAGATCAATTGCGGCCTCATTGCCTTCACCGTGCGCAACGGCGTGGCGGCGGCCGACCCGATCCTGATCGACACGCGCAAGAATGTGATGGTCGGCCGGGGCGGCTTCTCGTTTAGGAATGAGAGCCTGGACCTGGCTTTCCGCGCCGACGGCAAGAAGATCAGCCTCTTCTCCGGCCAGTCGCCGGTCGGCATTGGCGGCTATTTCGCCCGGCCGTCGATCAACGTCATCAGCCCGGACCTGATCGCGCGCGGCGGTGCGGCGGCGGCGCTGGGCATTGTCGCGACGCCGATCGCCGCGACGCTCGCCTTTGTCGATGTCGGCGATGCCAAGGCGGCAGCCTGCGGCCCGGTGCTGGCGGGCGCCGATGCCGCCGCCCAGCGCACGCGGGGCGGGGCGGCGCGCGATGATGTGGGGCGCGGCACCACTGCGAAGGATGAGGCCGGCAAGGGCAGCAAGGGCGAGAAGAAGGCGCAGGACAAGAAGTTCCTCGGCATCTTCTGA
- the rpmI gene encoding 50S ribosomal protein L35 yields MPKMKTKSGVKKRFKFTATGKVKHGVAGKRHRLISHNAKYIRQNRGTSVLSDADVAHVRLWAPYGLK; encoded by the coding sequence ATGCCCAAGATGAAGACCAAGAGCGGTGTGAAGAAGCGCTTCAAGTTCACCGCGACCGGCAAGGTCAAGCACGGCGTCGCTGGCAAGCGTCACCGCCTGATCAGCCACAACGCCAAGTATATCCGCCAGAACCGTGGCACTTCCGTGCTGTCCGATGCCGACGTGGCTCACGTCCGCCTCTGGGCACCCTACGGCCTGAAGTAA
- the rplT gene encoding 50S ribosomal protein L20: MARVKRGVTTKAKHKRILDQAKGYYGRRKNTIRIARQAVEKAGQYAYRDRKVKKRTFRGLWIQRINAGVRAEGLTYSQFMHGLKLAGVELDRKVLADIAMHEGEAFSAIIAQAKAALPAA; this comes from the coding sequence ATGGCACGCGTAAAACGTGGTGTAACCACCAAGGCGAAGCATAAGCGGATTTTGGATCAGGCGAAGGGCTATTATGGCCGTCGCAAGAATACGATCCGTATCGCTCGCCAGGCTGTCGAAAAGGCCGGCCAGTACGCTTATCGCGACCGCAAGGTCAAGAAGCGCACTTTCCGTGGCCTGTGGATCCAGCGCATCAACGCGGGTGTCCGCGCTGAAGGCCTGACCTATTCGCAGTTCATGCACGGCCTGAAGCTGGCCGGCGTCGAGCTGGACCGCAAGGTCCTGGCCGACATCGCGATGCACGAAGGCGAGGCGTTCAGCGCCATCATCGCCCAGGCCAAGGCTGCGCTGCCCGCAGCCTGA
- a CDS encoding LysE family translocator gives MSLHLWWLYVTAVFLISATPGPNMLHVMTQSIAHGPRKALVTMAGLMSAVLLCLIASALGLGALLKASPRLFDILRYAGVAYLIWLGIKAWRAPVGHAEGGDAGPVRSARALYATGLLTGLSNPKLIIFAAALFPQFIDLARPFWLQLAILIVSFVVIESFWYCVYALGGLRLARWLAPANRQKLFNRGTGLMFIGFGGALLGARA, from the coding sequence ATGTCGCTGCATCTCTGGTGGTTATATGTCACGGCGGTCTTCCTGATTTCGGCCACGCCCGGCCCCAACATGCTGCATGTGATGACGCAGAGCATCGCCCATGGCCCGCGCAAGGCGCTGGTGACGATGGCGGGGCTGATGAGCGCCGTGCTGCTGTGCCTGATCGCGTCCGCGCTGGGCCTGGGCGCACTGCTGAAAGCCTCGCCACGCCTGTTCGACATATTGCGCTATGCCGGCGTCGCCTATCTCATCTGGCTGGGGATCAAGGCCTGGCGCGCACCGGTCGGCCATGCCGAGGGCGGCGATGCCGGCCCGGTCCGCTCGGCCCGTGCGCTGTATGCGACCGGCCTGCTGACGGGGCTTTCCAACCCCAAGCTCATCATCTTCGCCGCCGCGCTGTTCCCCCAGTTCATCGACCTGGCCCGCCCCTTCTGGCTGCAGCTGGCGATCCTGATCGTCAGCTTCGTGGTGATCGAGAGCTTCTGGTATTGCGTCTATGCGCTGGGCGGCCTGCGCCTCGCCCGCTGGCTGGCCCCCGCCAACCGGCAGAAGCTGTTCAACCGCGGGACCGGCCTGATGTTCATCGGCTTTGGCGGCGCGCTGCTGGGCGCGCGCGCCTAA
- the pheS gene encoding phenylalanine--tRNA ligase subunit alpha codes for MTEISALKAGLIADIEAADTLDALEGLRVGALGKNGVVTGLLKTLGGMSPEERLEKGPPIQDLRESVTAAIADRKAALEQAALDARLASEKVDMTLPADLGPQGSVHAVSQVMDELAEIFADLGFSVATGPEIEDDWYNFTALNIPETHPARAMHDTFYFPDEEGQKKMLLRTHTSPVQIRTMMTQEPPIRIIAPGRVYRSDSDATHTPMFHQIEGLVIDKGITLGHLKWTLETFLKAFFEREDIVLRLRPSYFPFTEPSVEVDVGYTLTNGQRVIGGDGDAPGGGWLEVLGSGMVNRRVIEACGLDPDEWQGFAFGTGVDRLAMLKYGMNDLRAFFDGDLRWLKHYGFSALDVPTLSGGVGA; via the coding sequence ATGACCGAAATTAGCGCATTGAAAGCCGGCCTGATCGCCGACATCGAGGCTGCCGACACGCTGGACGCGCTGGAAGGACTGCGCGTGGGCGCGCTGGGCAAGAATGGGGTCGTCACCGGCCTGCTCAAGACGCTGGGCGGCATGTCGCCCGAGGAGCGTCTGGAGAAAGGCCCCCCGATCCAGGATCTGCGCGAAAGCGTGACCGCCGCGATCGCCGACCGCAAGGCCGCGCTGGAGCAGGCCGCGCTCGACGCCCGCCTCGCCTCGGAAAAGGTCGACATGACCCTGCCGGCCGATCTGGGGCCGCAGGGCAGCGTTCATGCAGTAAGCCAGGTGATGGACGAGCTGGCGGAAATCTTCGCCGACCTGGGCTTCTCGGTCGCGACCGGTCCGGAGATCGAGGACGACTGGTATAATTTCACTGCGCTCAACATCCCTGAGACGCACCCGGCCCGCGCGATGCACGACACCTTCTACTTCCCCGACGAGGAAGGGCAGAAGAAGATGCTGCTGCGCACCCACACCTCGCCGGTGCAGATCCGCACGATGATGACGCAGGAGCCGCCGATCCGCATCATCGCGCCCGGCCGCGTCTATCGCAGCGACTCCGACGCGACCCACACGCCCATGTTCCACCAGATCGAGGGTCTGGTGATCGACAAGGGCATCACGCTCGGTCACCTGAAATGGACGCTGGAAACCTTCCTCAAGGCCTTCTTCGAGCGCGAGGATATCGTCCTGCGCCTGCGCCCGAGCTATTTCCCCTTCACCGAACCGTCGGTGGAAGTCGATGTCGGCTATACCCTGACCAATGGCCAGCGCGTCATTGGCGGCGACGGCGATGCGCCCGGTGGCGGCTGGCTGGAAGTGCTGGGCAGCGGTATGGTCAACCGCCGCGTGATCGAGGCCTGCGGCCTTGATCCCGACGAATGGCAGGGCTTTGCCTTCGGTACCGGCGTCGATCGCCTCGCCATGCTGAAATATGGCATGAACGACCTGCGCGCCTTCTTCGACGGCGACCTGCGCTGGCTCAAACATTATGGTTTTTCGGCGCTCGACGTGCCCACGCTGTCGGGAGGAGTCGGCGCATGA
- the pheT gene encoding phenylalanine--tRNA ligase subunit beta, producing the protein MKFTLSWLKTHLNTDADLATILKTLNAIGLEVEDVENPAEKLGAFKIAKILTAERHPQADKLQVLSVDHGDGTPLQVVCGAPNARAGLIGVFGIEGAVVPVNGMVLKKTAIRGVESNGMMCSTRELELGDDHDGIIELAADAPVGEVYANWAGLNDPVIDVSITPNRQDCMGVRGIARDLAAAGLGTLNAIIVPEIAGVGPGPDVRTDDVDGCPAFFARSVKGVTNGASPEWMARRLKAIGQKPISALVDITNYIMIDLGRPLHVYDMATLKGGLVARLGKAGEQVLALNGKTYAIDETMTVIADDEAVHDIGGIMGGEHSGAQDGTTDVLIECAYFTPERIAVTGQKLALTSDARGRFERGVDPAFLDDGLSIATSLVMTLCGGTASEATRAGTPPATPKMVAYAPDQCLALAGVDVPQDVQKRILESLGFGVSGEAASIEYQDGVPVSVPGHWTISVPTWRRDVDGWPDIVEEVVRIVGLDHVPSTPLPRVPGVARPTATAEQLVERRVRRTAAARGLAEAINWSFISEKEAASVGGGDWTLANPISEDLKVMRPSLLPGLLSATKRNVDRSATSIRLFELGRRYFKQGERATVGFVLAGEKTARSWQSGKAQPFDAFDAKGEVIALLAAAGAPVGNLQSMGEASAAYHPGQSGTLRLGPKVVLAEYGVLHPSLAKQFGLSGTVVAGEIFLDAIPAKRKSGFMRAPYAPPALQAVKRDFAFLVPEAVEADALVRAVKGTDKKAIVEARLFDVFTGPGVDEGHKSLAVEITLQPGEKSFAQEELDAISAAVVKAAQKLGASLRG; encoded by the coding sequence ATGAAGTTCACCCTGTCCTGGCTCAAGACCCATCTCAACACCGATGCCGATCTGGCCACCATCCTCAAGACGCTGAACGCCATCGGGCTGGAGGTCGAGGATGTGGAAAACCCGGCCGAGAAGCTGGGCGCGTTCAAGATCGCCAAGATCCTGACCGCCGAGCGTCACCCGCAGGCCGACAAGCTGCAGGTGCTGAGCGTCGACCATGGCGACGGTACCCCGCTGCAGGTCGTGTGCGGCGCCCCCAATGCCCGCGCCGGCCTGATCGGCGTGTTCGGCATCGAGGGCGCAGTGGTGCCGGTCAACGGCATGGTGCTCAAGAAGACCGCCATTCGCGGCGTCGAATCCAACGGCATGATGTGCTCCACCCGCGAGTTGGAGTTGGGTGACGATCATGACGGCATCATCGAACTGGCCGCCGACGCGCCGGTCGGTGAAGTCTATGCGAACTGGGCGGGCCTCAACGACCCCGTCATCGACGTGTCGATCACGCCGAACCGTCAGGACTGCATGGGCGTGCGCGGCATCGCCCGCGATCTGGCGGCGGCGGGCCTCGGCACGCTCAACGCCATCATCGTGCCGGAGATTGCCGGCGTCGGCCCCGGCCCCGACGTGCGTACCGACGATGTCGATGGCTGCCCGGCCTTCTTCGCCCGATCGGTCAAGGGCGTGACCAATGGTGCCTCGCCCGAATGGATGGCGCGCAGGCTCAAGGCGATCGGCCAGAAGCCGATCAGCGCGCTGGTGGACATCACCAACTACATCATGATCGACCTCGGCCGGCCGCTGCATGTCTATGACATGGCGACGCTCAAGGGCGGGCTGGTCGCGAGGCTGGGCAAGGCCGGCGAGCAGGTACTGGCGCTCAATGGCAAGACCTATGCCATTGACGAGACGATGACCGTCATCGCCGACGACGAAGCCGTGCACGATATCGGCGGCATCATGGGCGGCGAACATTCGGGCGCGCAGGACGGCACGACCGACGTGCTGATCGAATGCGCCTATTTCACGCCCGAACGGATCGCGGTGACCGGCCAGAAGCTGGCGCTGACCTCAGATGCGCGTGGCCGGTTCGAGCGCGGCGTCGATCCCGCCTTCCTGGACGATGGCCTGTCGATCGCCACCAGCCTGGTCATGACCCTGTGCGGTGGCACAGCATCGGAAGCGACCCGCGCCGGCACCCCGCCCGCCACGCCCAAGATGGTCGCCTATGCGCCCGACCAGTGCCTGGCGCTGGCCGGCGTCGACGTGCCGCAGGATGTGCAGAAGCGCATCCTGGAAAGCCTGGGCTTCGGCGTCAGCGGCGAAGCCGCCAGCATCGAATATCAGGATGGCGTGCCGGTGAGCGTGCCGGGCCATTGGACGATCAGCGTGCCGACCTGGCGCCGTGACGTCGACGGCTGGCCCGACATTGTCGAGGAAGTGGTGCGCATCGTCGGCCTGGACCATGTGCCGTCCACCCCGCTGCCGCGCGTGCCGGGCGTTGCCCGCCCGACCGCCACGGCCGAGCAGCTGGTCGAGCGCCGCGTGCGCCGCACCGCCGCCGCCCGGGGCCTGGCCGAAGCGATCAACTGGTCCTTCATTTCCGAGAAGGAAGCCGCGAGCGTTGGCGGTGGCGACTGGACGCTGGCCAATCCAATCTCCGAAGATCTGAAGGTCATGCGCCCCTCGCTGCTGCCCGGCCTGCTGTCGGCGACCAAGCGCAATGTCGATCGCAGCGCGACGTCGATCCGGCTGTTTGAGCTCGGCCGGCGCTATTTCAAGCAGGGCGAGCGCGCCACCGTCGGCTTCGTGCTGGCCGGCGAGAAGACGGCGCGCAGCTGGCAGAGCGGCAAGGCCCAACCCTTCGACGCATTCGATGCCAAGGGCGAAGTGATCGCGCTGCTGGCGGCGGCCGGCGCGCCGGTCGGCAATCTGCAGAGCATGGGCGAGGCATCGGCGGCCTATCATCCGGGCCAGTCGGGCACGCTGCGCCTCGGCCCCAAGGTGGTGCTGGCCGAATATGGCGTGCTGCATCCGAGCCTTGCCAAGCAGTTCGGCCTGTCCGGCACCGTGGTCGCGGGCGAAATCTTCCTCGATGCGATTCCGGCCAAGCGCAAGAGCGGCTTCATGCGCGCGCCCTATGCGCCGCCGGCGCTGCAGGCGGTGAAGCGCGACTTCGCCTTCCTGGTGCCGGAGGCGGTCGAGGCCGATGCGCTGGTGCGCGCGGTCAAGGGCACGGACAAGAAGGCGATCGTCGAGGCGCGCCTGTTCGACGTCTTCACCGGCCCCGGCGTGGATGAAGGGCACAAGTCGCTGGCGGTGGAGATCACGCTGCAGCCGGGCGAAAAGAGCTTCGCCCAGGAAGAGCTGGACGCGATCAGCGCCGCCGTGGTCAAGGCCGCCCAGAAGCTGGGCGCGAGCCTGCGCGGCTAA
- a CDS encoding DUF4386 domain-containing protein produces the protein MDGKAERLQARLAGLFYIGTIGCGMFAEAVVRAALIVPGSGRETARNIADYPWLYRAGGASDVGMLCCYLAVTALLYGLFAPTGRVLARIATLFSLTGIAVLAGNSLLHLLPLALLDGAPHPGIPMAEVQSLVRISLSLHNDLYGISLIFFGIYCLLIGWLAIRSRRLPVAVGVLLMAGGAVHLVARTLALLSPAIGEAIPGQLDFVPLLGEGAFAVWLLLFGAPRPAAPDPIP, from the coding sequence ATGGACGGGAAGGCTGAACGACTTCAGGCCCGCCTCGCCGGCCTCTTCTACATCGGCACCATTGGCTGCGGCATGTTTGCCGAGGCGGTGGTGCGCGCGGCCCTGATCGTGCCCGGCAGCGGGCGCGAGACGGCGCGCAACATTGCCGACTATCCCTGGCTCTACCGCGCCGGCGGGGCGAGCGATGTTGGCATGCTCTGCTGCTATCTGGCGGTCACCGCCCTGCTCTATGGCCTGTTCGCGCCGACCGGGCGGGTGCTGGCCCGCATAGCCACCCTGTTCAGCCTGACCGGCATCGCCGTGCTGGCGGGCAACAGCCTGCTTCATCTGCTCCCCCTCGCACTGCTCGATGGCGCGCCGCATCCCGGCATCCCGATGGCGGAGGTGCAGTCGCTGGTGCGGATCAGCCTCAGCCTCCACAATGATCTCTATGGCATCAGCCTCATTTTCTTCGGCATCTATTGCCTGCTGATCGGCTGGCTGGCGATCCGCTCGCGGCGGTTGCCGGTGGCGGTCGGCGTGCTGCTGATGGCGGGAGGCGCGGTCCATCTGGTCGCCCGCACCCTGGCGCTGCTGTCGCCGGCGATCGGCGAGGCGATCCCCGGCCAGCTCGATTTCGTGCCTTTGCTGGGCGAAGGCGCCTTTGCCGTCTGGCTGTTGCTGTTCGGCGCGCCGCGCCCGGCGGCGCCCGATCCTATCCCGTGA
- a CDS encoding aldose 1-epimerase family protein, producing MNDRIAIASDDLSATLSPLGAELWSLTDAQGRELMTDADPQWWTGHAPLLFPFVGRSRGDVYRLNDVDYPMGQHGFARTSAFTLVHRNAEAALFRLEADRDSRAVYPFDFRLDMGFVLEGPSLRMTATVMNRGETAMPFSFGYHPAFAWPLPYGGSVEEHRILFEQAEPAPIRKVGSEPGLIALDSVPSPVEGKELAPTHDMFAGDALIWDDLNSRSLTWGVPGQPHLKIDFPDTPWLGLWQKPGAHYLCVEPWAGMADPVGFTGDVWDKQGIMTLLPGDARSFRMDVTLVGADGDA from the coding sequence ATGAACGACCGCATCGCCATCGCCTCCGACGACCTGTCCGCCACCCTATCGCCGCTGGGTGCCGAACTCTGGTCGCTAACCGATGCGCAGGGCCGCGAATTGATGACCGATGCCGACCCACAATGGTGGACCGGCCATGCGCCCCTGCTCTTCCCCTTCGTCGGCCGGTCGCGCGGCGACGTCTATCGGCTGAACGATGTCGACTATCCGATGGGGCAGCATGGCTTTGCCCGGACCAGCGCCTTCACCCTGGTCCATCGCAACGCGGAAGCCGCGCTGTTCCGGCTGGAGGCGGACCGGGACAGCCGCGCCGTCTATCCGTTCGATTTCCGGCTGGACATGGGTTTCGTGCTGGAGGGGCCAAGCCTGCGCATGACGGCCACCGTCATGAACCGGGGCGAGACGGCGATGCCGTTCAGCTTCGGCTATCATCCGGCCTTCGCCTGGCCACTGCCCTATGGCGGCAGCGTCGAGGAGCACCGCATCCTGTTCGAGCAGGCCGAACCCGCGCCGATCCGCAAGGTCGGCAGCGAGCCGGGGCTGATCGCACTGGACAGCGTGCCCTCCCCGGTCGAGGGGAAGGAACTGGCGCCAACCCATGACATGTTCGCAGGCGACGCTTTGATCTGGGACGATCTCAACAGCCGGTCGCTGACCTGGGGCGTGCCCGGCCAGCCGCACCTGAAGATCGATTTCCCCGATACGCCTTGGCTCGGCCTGTGGCAGAAGCCGGGCGCCCATTATCTGTGCGTCGAACCCTGGGCCGGCATGGCCGACCCGGTTGGCTTCACCGGCGATGTCTGGGACAAGCAGGGCATCATGACCCTGCTGCCGGGCGATGCGCGCAGCTTCCGCATGGACGTGACGCTGGTTGGGGCTGACGGCGACGCCTAA